AAAGACGTATCGTCTGCATGGTAAGGGTGCTTCCTCCGCTGACGACCTTCCCGGCACGGATATTCTGCCAGAGCGCCCGTCCAAGCGATACCGGGTTAAACCCGGGATGCCGGTAGAAATGCCTGTCTTCAAACCTTAGCAGGCAGGTCGTGAATTTATCCGGAACCGAATCTGCGGGAGGAAAGCGCCACTGTCCATCACCGGCAATCCTGGCCCCGAGAAGCCTCCCATGCCGGTCGTAAACAACAGTGGCATAAGGGTCATCAAATAGCGGCGATGGTAAGGAAAGCCAGAAAATTACCAGTAAGGCAACTATTGTAACAATCCATGTCAGTCTTTTACCTGACCACTTCAACCCAACGACCCTTAGTGTTTGCATGGATATTCTTTTCATACATTGCCTCGCAATTTACCGCCGGGAGATAATACTTTCCAGAGTAAGCGGCATTGAGCCGTACACGGAATGTCTTCTTCTGATATTTTTCCAGGTCAAAGAACGTGTATACCCTGTCATCCCGAATGTCGCGGTAAACATAGCTGTCCTCCTTCAATCCCGATGCAATATCTTGCACCCTCGTGTTGATGATCTCCCAGCCTGAAGGGAAAACCTGGCTCAAAGCCATATCAGTGTATGAGAACAATACCCCCGGATGTTCCACCGTCACCTGGGCAATGAAGTCAGTTCCCTGCTTTAATGAATCAATATTCAGCACTTTCCCGTTATCAGCCGTATAAACGACGCTTATTCTGAGACTGGATGATTGTTCGGTTTCAAGCCCGTGGAGCGGCTGGCCGGAAAGTGTCACATTCACAAAAAGCCTTGTATCAGGTTTGTTGTTTTTAACCTGGAAATTTCCCGACATGCCTGCTGATTCTTCCAGGTCAAGCATATAAACCGATTTCACGGATTTTAAAGTTTCTGATTTCGTTTTATTCAACATATAGTCCAACTCAAGGCCTTTGCCGGCATTTTTCCCCGCATAACTGGCAATGGCATAGAGGCAGAAAGCCGTAGTCTGGGTACTGTAATATCCGTCTTTTAGCTCATCTGCAATTCTTTTCATGATTAGAAAGGCTTCGTTATCTTTTTTCAACATCGAAAGCGCTTCCAGTGTAAATGCCAGGTCCCGCAATGATGAACCATAGGTATAACCGGCATAATAATATTCATCCGTTATCCCCACCTGCCTGCCGGCAATTATTTCCTCAGCCACTTCAGGTTTGCCTGCATAGAGATAGGCAGTTGCCAGTATCCAGGCAGTTGATGGCGAAAGCTTTCCTCCTTCCCTCATCCTGTTCATTGCGCTCATGTTAGGCTTTTGGCCCAGTGCAAGGGTATACAAACGGTAAGCCTGGCTCAGGTCATTCCAGGGCTGGCTCTCTGCCAGGCTGCCCTGGTAACTGCCTGCTGTCCGGTACTGGTAATCCATCCATTTCTCAAGCAGGCCGGCAGGGAGCAAATATCCTTTGTTAGCTGCCAGGATAAGGAAATGACCGGCATAGGAGGTCGCCCAGCCGTTCACATCCGCCTGCCCCGGCCAGTAGCTCATTCCCCCGTTGGGCAAAGTCATCCTGGAAATCCTTTTGATTGCTGCCCTGATATTCCGGTCGAGCACCATTTGCTGTTCCCCCTTCAAATCCGTCAGCTCGCCAAGATAAAGCTGTGGAAATGCGCTCGAAACCGTTTGTTCAAGGCAACCATAAGGGTACCGGATCAGGTAATGCATATGCTTTTCAAGGTCGAAGTCAGGTAAGCCGCTGAAAGTAACCTTACCAGTATTTGTACCCTTCATCCCGGTGAATAAATATGGAATATTATTCGACTGACCGGATTCGATAACAAAATCAGCAGTTTGGGTGAGAAACGGGTTCGGGTTGCGGACATTGATTTCAATTTCCTGTGAAGCAGTTTCAGCACCTGAAGTGGCTTTCACCTTTATCTTGCCAATACCTGTCTTTTCATTTACCTTCATTTTAAAATAGGCCATCTGCTCACCGATCTGGCTGAATGACAGATCTTTGGAAGAACCTACTAATGTGACCAGGTCATTGGATTCGACTTCGATCCTGACATTTTTAATTTTTTCATCCATTGCGAAGACAGAAACCGGCAATTCAACCTCTTCATCCGGTCCCAATACCCTGGGCAAAGTAACCAGTACCATAAGCGCTTTCCTGACCGGCGTAGTTTGCTCAGCCTGTCCGTATGCGCCATCTTTCCCAGCTATGACCATCGTCCTCACCGAGCCGATGTAATTGGGCATATGCAGATTAATATCTTTCTGCTCCCCCTTTTTAAGGCTGAACGGACCGGCGTATCTCACAACAGGCACAAACCGCTGGGCTTTTTTGTCTTTTGCATTGATGGCGTCTTCATCGCCACCGATGGCAAGGACCTTTTCCAGCCTGCCCCCATAAGCGCCCAGGACCAGGTCGAACACATCCCATGTTTTCACTCCCAGCGCTTCCCGGGCATAGAAAATCGAATGAGGATCAGGGGTTTTGAATCGGGTGAGGTCAAGTAAGCCTTCATCAACCATAGCAATAGTGAAAGTCATCGGTTTCCCGTCTTTTTCACTGACCTTCACCGTAAAATCTTCTTCGGGTTTTAACTCGCCGGGCATTGAAATGACAGGTTTCAGCACAGTCAACGGGTCTTCGATGAGCAGCGGGATAACACCGTACATGCGGATGGGATTATCGTTTACGGTTTGCTTGTGCGGTTGGATCAGGCTGAGGTAAACGTAGATATTTGGCGCCATTCCTTCCGTGATATTAAATTCGAATGTCTCTTCCGATTTTTCACAAATTTTCCACTGGCTCGATAATATTTTGCTTCCGGATTCAATGCTCACAAGCGCCCTGCTTCCTGGTGTTGCAGGAAAACTGATCACAGCTTTTTCCCCGGTGCTGTACTTTTCTTTACCGGCACTGAAGGTCAGCATGGTGGCGCCTGCGGGGTTAACCCGTCCCGAGCGGTTCACGTAGGATGGCCAGTCGATAAAGACCGTCTGGCCTGACTGGTGGCCACCCTCAGGATCCTTGACTACGATCAGGTACCGGCCCCAATCAGGGTATTTAACCTGGAATCTGAATGAGCCTTTCCCGTTGATGGCATTGACTTCTCCCTGGTAAATAATTTCCGCATCGCGGCTTCCCATGTAGTAGGCCAGGTTTTCTTCACCGGAACTCCACCACCAGCGCCATTGAGCTTTGTATACTTTTACCTCTAAACCAGTGCATGATACCGGATTCCCCTTCCAGTCGACACTGGCAATCTCAACCTCGTGATCCTTATCCGTTTCAAGCATATTGCCGTAATTTCCTCCATCCGGCACATAAATCCCGATATAATTCTTAAAGGGGGAATATTGTTTCGTGAATACATCGGTACTGAAATCACCGCCTTTTTCGAATGCCCTGACCATAAAAACCGCGTCCATCATGCCTGTGGCATTGTTGCCTGCCGGAAGTTCCAGTGAAAATGTTGCTTTACCCTGGTTATCAAGCTCTTTATCGAATACATTGCGCTCTCCTCCTGAATAATTGTTTGCAGGATTCTCGAAAGAGTACTTCTCGTAGCCTTTGAAAGTTGTCCTGGTTTTACGGAAACTCAGGTTGATATTCGTTTTTAAACCTGGTGCAACGGCCCCGTGCAGCCATTTCACCTCAAGGCTTCCTTCCGGTTTTTGGGTAAACGTGTTTAAAACTTCCTGGTTGAAGTCCAGCTTGATCTTTAGCCGGTTAGGCTTCACGGTTTCCACCCTTATACTTTTTTCGAATGAAGCCCCTCCTACTTTCACCAGGGCACGCCAGAGCCCGGTAGGCGCTTCGGGATCGGTCGGGATGCTAAATGCATAAAAGCCGTCAACACCTTCGACCTTTTTAATGGTGTTAACCAGTTGTCCCTTTGAATTGAATAATTCAAGCTGAACAGGGTAGCCCTGCGGAAGTCGATTCTGAAGATCATCTAAGAGAAAAGTCAGGAAGAGCGTATCTCCCGGCCGCCAGACGCCCCGTTCGCCATAAATCATCCCTTTCAGTCCTTTCTGCACCTGCGCCCCGCCCACGTCAAACTGGCTGAGTGAAAGCGAAGAGCCATCATCAAGGCGAAGCCATGTCTTTTGATTATCTTTCGAAGCTTTCAGGTAAAATGGCTTATTCTCCAACTTGATCTTTGCCATTCCGTCCATATTAGAGCTGATGCTTCCAAGAAGCTGGTTCTGGTAATTATACAACTCGATACTGACATCAGAGAGCGGTTCGGCCCGCATCAGGTCCGTGGTATGGATCACGAAAAGCTTTCCATCAGCGGATTTAGCTACTACCCCGATCTTTGAAGCCAGGATCAGTTTTTCCTTGAAGCGGTTACTGTTGTAATATGAATTATGACATGGATTATTTTCCTGACGCCAATCGTAATCATCCTGCCATTCGTCTTCCTGGTACCAGCCGGGAGTATTCCAATTATCAATAATTTCCTGCGTTAGCTTTCCGTCAAGGATAAATTTCGATATGTCTTTATCAGGTGCAGGATCGCAACGATAAAGCGCGTACTCTTTCCGGAAATAGAGCTTTACACGGTAAATAGCACCAGGGTCCTGGCTCATTAATGGGGAAAGGTCGAGGGAAAAAATGTTCCACCGGTGCAGGTCACGTGATTTATCCTCATCCACCAGCAGGGTTTTTGCGTAGACTGGCCTGCCAAACCGCTTGAAATCATAAAAGTAACCGTTATCAAGATCATTACTTTGAAGGAAGTAAGGGATATTATTTTCGAAGATCTTATAAACGATAACGTCAACTGCTCTGAGACTGACGGTCTTGATCGGGAGGTACAGCCCTTCCGCATCCGGCATGATAACCCCGCTACCGATAAATTCGGCTGCCGGCTTCAGCTCTTCGAAATAGATTTCTTCTTCCACCCTTTCTTTCAAGTTAGCCCTGGCATCGCTCCGGATCGAATTTTCCAGGATCAGGACCCGCGATCCCTGCAGCCGGTTGGCAGGGTAAAGGCGGATAATATTATTGTCTGGGACGAGCCTAATCACGTCACCTTCTTTAAGGTAAATCAGCCCGCTGAGGTCCTGCGACGGGTCGACCGGGTCAGAAAGCATAATGTCGATATATTGTTCCTCACCCTGGCTAACACTTGAACCGACATAAAGAAAATCGTTGATGGAAGGTATTTCATAGGTATAATTGCCTTTCAGGTCGATACCGATCGCATTTCCATTCCATTTTAGGTCAACCTGGTATGAAACATCTTTGCGCGGCAGGCTGTCGATCACAAAACTGAACTCATTCAATCCCGGGCCGCTTTCCCATTTCAGGGGGTAATCTGCTCCATCCGAGGAAGCATTGATCAATTTTTCAACATCCTTAATATCGATCACATCGGCAGAAACAAGCTTCCCTTCAATCTTTTTCATTTTTCTTTCCTTCTCCCCTGTGGATATCATGTTTCCGGGGTACACGCTGAATGAAGGTTTGATGGTTTGAAATTCGAAAGTGAAGATCCTCAATTTATTGGGGACCTCCAGGACTTTCGCAAGGCTGAATGAGGCGGTGATATTTTTTCCTGCTGGCCATTCCGGTTCAGGTTTGAATTCAATCATATCTTCCGCATACAAATAAGCTGTGCCTTTAACAGGGGGATCGAATTTAAAAATACCTTCCGGCAAGGGTTTTCCAACTTCATATTTTGATGTAGCAGCAGCCAGCTTAATCCTGACCGGCTCTGTCCTGGAAATCATCCCGATCGTATATCCGTTCACAAATTCGGAAAATGCAGCAGGGTCGGTAGATACCGCTGATTTTTCACAGCTGGTTAGAAGAAAGATAAAAGCCAACGAAACGAAAAGTATCCTGGTTTTCATAATATTGTGGATTGAAATATTTAAACGAACAAGATAGGAATAAATAAAGAAAGATGAAGACAATCTTTTCATCTTTATCAATAACTTTGGCCTTTATCTAAAGCGAGCAATCATGCCGGAGATTTCAGCCGTGATTATAACCTTGAATGAAGAGCTTAACATTGAAAGATGTCTACAGTCGGTAAAGGAAATTGCAGATGAAATCGTCGTAATTGATTCATTTTCAACTGATCGAACTGAGGAGATTTGTCAGAAATACGGCGTAAAATTCAGCTGTCATCCATTCGAAGGATATGTTGAGCAGAAGAGTTATGTCATTTCCCAGGCTTCAAATGA
This genomic stretch from Bacteroidales bacterium harbors:
- a CDS encoding MG2 domain-containing protein — protein: MKTRILFVSLAFIFLLTSCEKSAVSTDPAAFSEFVNGYTIGMISRTEPVRIKLAAATSKYEVGKPLPEGIFKFDPPVKGTAYLYAEDMIEFKPEPEWPAGKNITASFSLAKVLEVPNKLRIFTFEFQTIKPSFSVYPGNMISTGEKERKMKKIEGKLVSADVIDIKDVEKLINASSDGADYPLKWESGPGLNEFSFVIDSLPRKDVSYQVDLKWNGNAIGIDLKGNYTYEIPSINDFLYVGSSVSQGEEQYIDIMLSDPVDPSQDLSGLIYLKEGDVIRLVPDNNIIRLYPANRLQGSRVLILENSIRSDARANLKERVEEEIYFEELKPAAEFIGSGVIMPDAEGLYLPIKTVSLRAVDVIVYKIFENNIPYFLQSNDLDNGYFYDFKRFGRPVYAKTLLVDEDKSRDLHRWNIFSLDLSPLMSQDPGAIYRVKLYFRKEYALYRCDPAPDKDISKFILDGKLTQEIIDNWNTPGWYQEDEWQDDYDWRQENNPCHNSYYNSNRFKEKLILASKIGVVAKSADGKLFVIHTTDLMRAEPLSDVSIELYNYQNQLLGSISSNMDGMAKIKLENKPFYLKASKDNQKTWLRLDDGSSLSLSQFDVGGAQVQKGLKGMIYGERGVWRPGDTLFLTFLLDDLQNRLPQGYPVQLELFNSKGQLVNTIKKVEGVDGFYAFSIPTDPEAPTGLWRALVKVGGASFEKSIRVETVKPNRLKIKLDFNQEVLNTFTQKPEGSLEVKWLHGAVAPGLKTNINLSFRKTRTTFKGYEKYSFENPANNYSGGERNVFDKELDNQGKATFSLELPAGNNATGMMDAVFMVRAFEKGGDFSTDVFTKQYSPFKNYIGIYVPDGGNYGNMLETDKDHEVEIASVDWKGNPVSCTGLEVKVYKAQWRWWWSSGEENLAYYMGSRDAEIIYQGEVNAINGKGSFRFQVKYPDWGRYLIVVKDPEGGHQSGQTVFIDWPSYVNRSGRVNPAGATMLTFSAGKEKYSTGEKAVISFPATPGSRALVSIESGSKILSSQWKICEKSEETFEFNITEGMAPNIYVYLSLIQPHKQTVNDNPIRMYGVIPLLIEDPLTVLKPVISMPGELKPEEDFTVKVSEKDGKPMTFTIAMVDEGLLDLTRFKTPDPHSIFYAREALGVKTWDVFDLVLGAYGGRLEKVLAIGGDEDAINAKDKKAQRFVPVVRYAGPFSLKKGEQKDINLHMPNYIGSVRTMVIAGKDGAYGQAEQTTPVRKALMVLVTLPRVLGPDEEVELPVSVFAMDEKIKNVRIEVESNDLVTLVGSSKDLSFSQIGEQMAYFKMKVNEKTGIGKIKVKATSGAETASQEIEINVRNPNPFLTQTADFVIESGQSNNIPYLFTGMKGTNTGKVTFSGLPDFDLEKHMHYLIRYPYGCLEQTVSSAFPQLYLGELTDLKGEQQMVLDRNIRAAIKRISRMTLPNGGMSYWPGQADVNGWATSYAGHFLILAANKGYLLPAGLLEKWMDYQYRTAGSYQGSLAESQPWNDLSQAYRLYTLALGQKPNMSAMNRMREGGKLSPSTAWILATAYLYAGKPEVAEEIIAGRQVGITDEYYYAGYTYGSSLRDLAFTLEALSMLKKDNEAFLIMKRIADELKDGYYSTQTTAFCLYAIASYAGKNAGKGLELDYMLNKTKSETLKSVKSVYMLDLEESAGMSGNFQVKNNKPDTRLFVNVTLSGQPLHGLETEQSSSLRISVVYTADNGKVLNIDSLKQGTDFIAQVTVEHPGVLFSYTDMALSQVFPSGWEIINTRVQDIASGLKEDSYVYRDIRDDRVYTFFDLEKYQKKTFRVRLNAAYSGKYYLPAVNCEAMYEKNIHANTKGRWVEVVR